Proteins co-encoded in one Neofelis nebulosa isolate mNeoNeb1 chromosome 2, mNeoNeb1.pri, whole genome shotgun sequence genomic window:
- the ERRFI1 gene encoding ERBB receptor feedback inhibitor 1 — protein MSTAGVAAQEIRVPLKTGFLHDGQALRTVRACWGGRSEFENHFLNIDPITMAYSLNSSAQEHLTSLGRAATSAPRSGSHFAEHGPSQKPSLAPLIIPPGEHPGPREEERVACGFRKLSVNGVCASPPPLTPIKSPPSPFPCTALCERGSRPLPPLPISEDLSLDETDCEVEFLTSSDTDFLLEDCTLSGFKYDVPGRRSFRGCGQINYAYFDTPAVSAADLSQAPEQNGGVQNSNPPLPQTHRRLRRSHSGPAGSFNKPAIRVSSYIHRASPNSDEDKPEVPPRVPIPPRPVKPDYRRWSAEVTSSTYSDEDRPPKVPPREPLSRSNSRTPSPKSLPSYLNGVMPPTQSFAPDPKYVSSKALQRQNSEGSASKAPCILPVIENGKKVSSTHYYLLPERPPYLDKFEKFFREAEEANSSTHTQPLSADRGTASAAEKLDSKTRLDLGGHVRRKHSSYVVSP, from the exons ATGTCCACAGCAGGAGTTGCTGCCCAGGAGATTCGAGTCCCGTTGAAAACCGGATTCCTGCACGATGGCCAAGCCTTGAGAACCGTGAGGGCCTGCTGGGGCGGCCGCAGCGAGTTTGAAAA tcACTTTTTGAACATCGACCCGATAACCATGGCCTACAGCCTCAATTCTTCGGCCCAGGAGCACCTCACATCTCTTG GGCGCGCTGCGACGTCCGCGCCAAGGAGCGGCAGCCACTTTGCAGAGCACGGCCCCTCCCAGAAGCCCAGCTTGGCCCCTCTTATCATTCCCCCGGGCGAGCACCCGGGACCGCGGGAAGAGGAGCGAGTCGCGTGTGGTTTTAGGAAACTCTCGGTGAACGGTGTGTGTGCTTCTCCCCCTCCACTCACACCCATAAAgagccccccttcccccttcccctgcacGGCCCTCTGTGAACGCGGTTCCCGGCCCCTCCCGCCACTGCCCATCTCCGAAGACCTCTCTCTGGACGAGACAGACTGCGAGGTCGAGTTCCTAACCAGCTCGGACACGGACTTCCTCTTGGAAGACTGTACGCTTTCTGGCTTCAAATACGATGTTCCTGGCAGGCGAAGCTTCCGTGGGTGTGGACAGATCAACTACGCGTATTTTGATACCCCAGCTGTCTCCGCGGCAGATCTCAGCCAGGCGCCTGAGCAGAATGGAGGTGTGCAAAATTCAAATCCTCCTCTGCCTCAGACCCACCGGAGATTAAGAAGGTCTCATTCGGGACCAGCTGGATCCTTCAACAAGCCGGCCATCAGGGTATCCAGCTACATCCACAGAGCTTCTCCGAACTCCGACGAAGACAAACCCGAGGTGCCCCCCAGGGTCCCCATTCCTCCTCGGCCCGTGAAGCCAGATTACAGAAGGTGGTCGGCGGAAGTCACTTCCAGCACCTACAGCGATGAAGACCGGCCTCCCAAAGTACCACCGAGAGAACCGTTATCACGGAGTAACTCCCGCACGCCAAGCCCCAAAAGCCTTCCGTCTTACCTCAATGGGGTCATGCCCCCCACGCAGAGCTTTGCCCCTGACCCCAAGTACGTGAGCAGCAAAGCTCTGCAGAGACAGAACAGCGAAGGGTCTGCCAGTAAGGCTCCCTGCATCCTGCCCGTCATCGAAAACGGGAAGAAGGTGAGCTCGACACACTATTACCTACTACCTGAGAGACCGCCGTACCTGGACAAGTTTGAAAAGTTTTTCCGGGAAGCAGAGGAAGCAAACTCAAGCACCCACACCCAGCCGCTGTCTGCTGACCGCGGTACAGCCTCGGCCGCAGAAAAGCTGGACTCCAAGACAAGACTGGACCTGGGGGGCCACGTGAGGCGTAAACACTCGTCCTACGTGGTTTCTCCTTAG